In a single window of the Zea mays cultivar B73 chromosome 5, Zm-B73-REFERENCE-NAM-5.0, whole genome shotgun sequence genome:
- the LOC103628634 gene encoding serine/arginine-rich SC35-like splicing factor SCL33, with the protein RRDDLRRPFGKFAPVKDIYLPKDYYTRELRGFGLIQYFDPEDASDAKYHMDGKMLLGREIVVVFAEENWKKPSDMRAREKISARGRSYDGRLRSRSPELNDSPRGRSRSQSQSYSPVLKFRFIL; encoded by the exons AGGCGTGATGACCTTCGTAGACCATTTGGAAAATTTGCCCCCGTTAAAGACATATATCTGCCAAAGGATTACTACACTCG GGAACTTAGAGGATTTGGGTTAATCCAATACTTTGATCCCGAGGATGCTTCTGATGCAAAGTACCATATGGATGGGAAGATGCTGCTTGGAAGGGAAATTGTTGTTGTTTTTGCAGAGGAAAACTGGAAGAAGCCTTCTGACATGAGGGCCAGGGAAAAAATAAG TGCTAGAGGCCGTTCTTATGATGGGAGGTTGCGCTCAAGGTCACCTGAGTTGAACGATTCTCCTAGGGGTAGATCACGGTCCCAAAGCCAAAGCTACTCGCCAGTACTCAAATTTAGGTTCATATTGTAA